ATTGTCAAAACCGTTTCCATTGATTTATAAAAATCTTgccaatttttcttttaaatttttttttttatttttttagaaaaaaagtagTATATTATCTGTTTTATTCATTCAGacaataaatttagctacataaAATAAGACAGTAGGaatctcaagaaaaaaaaaaaattttaaaaaaatctaaaaaaaaggtttaagaAGAGTAATAAAaggattaaaaataattacagCGTCAAatcaagtaataaaaaaaaaaattctctttttaGTATTACTTAAGAGCAGTTGATTAatactttatatattaaaattaataattttcgtATGGCCCTTTCTTCAGTTAACATATTGGTCTAGTATTTTTTGGtgtaagtcaaaaatataatgtaactcaagttacattAGACTTGCACTTTACTTACTCTCGACTTTCTCCTCTAAAATACCGAACTCGATTTCCGTcacactcaacctcctctaaaaaatttattaaatagtaaaatctaaactctacttcttttataatgaattaaaattatcttatttataataaattaaaattacctttaaataataatgaaaattttaattatataataggttaaattttatagcagTAAGTTTATCACTATATTTAAAAGATAGCAGGATAGACTtcaatcaaaacaaataatgaaactcaaaaaaataatttcaacagCATCaagttatatcaaaataaatagaaaaagtaattgaatttaGCTTTCAGGCTggacgagttacgtcaaaacaaataacaaaaaaataaccaCACTTCACAAAAACTCAAATACCACATTGCTCTTGAATTACGTTGGATTCACAGATTCAGGGTTAGGCGATCCATAATTTCTTTTCGTGAAGTGCAAAAGATACTGCTGCAGGATAGGAGACAAACTACGACGCATGTGATCACCTGCTACATCTTGTTCACTTCCTAGCTTAGGGATCAAGAGCAGGTAAATGTACCATCAACTTTTTCATtaagataaaaggaaaaaagaaaaagatattgcAGAGACAACGATAAAAGAAATGAAAGCCATTTGGGGTACTACGTACCAGTATAATTGTCGCCCGCGCATTTTATAGCCAACATCCTTTTTTGTACGGTGGGACACTGGGAAGCTAAAGGATGAATCTTAGAAGCGGCAATGTTTATAAGATTCCCGATCTACCGCCACTTTCAGAGTCGGTGGGATCTGGGCCAGCGACGATGGCCCAGGCTATTCATGGAATGAGGACCGATCAACGGACCCTACATGAAAGCCTTTTCCAGGTCTTTACAAGACCTCGCAGAACTCGGATGCAGCCAAGTTGAACAAAACCAGGCCGTCCAAGGGATGTTGAGAGAGATGACTCAGCAGCTGTCACGTGAGCGAACAAAGCCGCACAACAATTCAAGGGAAAATTAGTTAATCCGGTACAGAGCTTATTTTAAGTACAAACAGAGTCTCCCCACATGGATTAGCAGTTGTACGTTCTTTGGGTAAAGCAATAAAGAATGGCACATGATCCACACATGATTTTTCGTAAAACTGAAGAAGGGGGAGAATAAATAAAAGGAGACAAAATGCATCCGATATGAAAAATGGCTGCATTGTCTCTTGTGATCTGCGAAGGACAATTTACAGAGTTGATCTAAAATAAAAGGACTCGAAAGATGAAGACCACACTGTCATGAACCCTCGACATTTTGGTTCTGTGCAACACATTCCGAGATCCACATCAGGTTCCTCATCTCCTGCTCCCTCAATCTAATGTAACCAAAGAAGACGGCGTACTGAAACTGCATCAAAATAATCAACAAAAAGGTTATGCAACTGGTAAGACATAGTTGGAATATTGGTGTGAAACACAAGCAATAAACTACAAGTGCGGGAACCACATAATGTAAATGCATGTCGAGTTATGCTTATACAAAGTGTCAAAGGCATACCTGCTGTTTCAAAAGCCAGGCAAAGccttttcacctcttcttcatAAAAAGGCCTTTGTCGAGCATTTGGGTTTCTCCATAGGACATCTTAGTGAAAATAGGCTGATATGGTGGATAGTTTTCCACCACAGCATGCATCTGCAAAGAAATCCAAGAAAGGGATATAGGTGCAATACAGATAAACTCTTAGAAGGTTTCCAATAACTAATTAACAATTCATGAGAGGGGGGGAGGGGAGACCAGGCTGCAATATAGAGGTAACATATTCTGCAttgttttggaaaaaaaaaaaaaatgcacaaaAACCTTTAGAAACAGAATTATTATGCTGAGAAAAAGTTTGATTAACAAAACCATAATATAGAAGGCAACGCAGAATGAGAAGCACAGGAAAGAGTGATGAAGCAAAAAAGATTCAAGAACAAGATTAAATGTTGGCCAAATCCATTGCTCTAACTGCTTCTCAGAACAGAAGAGTGGCAATAAGAAGCCAGAATTTGATGTATGCCCATCACATATTACTCATATGTGCCACAACAACCTCTCCCGTGGAATACCACGCCACCCCATCTCTTAAGGGGGAAGCGCCCGGCCTAGGGCATGGAAAATCACTTAATAGCACTGAAATACAAACTGTAAAGATATTTGGAAGATCTAAAACGGAAAACTCCAGAATAAAACTGTCAAAATTTCCAATTAACCACGAAAATTCTTCATTTGATAATAAAGTCAAACAATCATGAGAACAAGATACCAACttgagaaattttctttttgccATATCAAATCATGAGAAAAGCAGCAGATTTTTTTGCCATATAAAACTtgagaaaactttttttttgcgaTATCAAACCATGAGAAAAGCAGCAGATTTTTTTGCCATATAAAACTCCTGGTCTTTAGGCAACTTTGTTAATGCTGCTTTAATCAATTTGTACAATTCCCAGATTTAAAagacaaatacaaaattgatgAAGAGAAACGACAGGCCAGTCAGTATAGAAATTTACCTGGTCAATGTCCTCGCAGACAGTAAGTTCCTCATGCCCATAGGTGATAGGGATGCCTGTGAGGCAAAAAAACTCACTATTAACCGCATAAACGGACCCACATAATTTATACATGGtaaaactacaaaaagaaaggcACAATACTTGCAACAAACCAAAGTTAGAATAGAGCTTCCAATAGACATCTCTAGTCGACACAGAGAAGCTTAAGCAATGATACACCATACTTCTAATATTCTTTGAACcaagataaattaaatttgtgatTGCACGACAGATACATGCCAAAACAGTGATAAACTAAAGAGAGAACCATCTTTTGGTGCACTCATCCATTTATGGTTATATTAACAGCTCTTCTATCAGCTTCCAAAGGAAGAAGGTCACACGTAATCTCAGCTGTTGCTCCACCTAGTTTCTGATTCAAATCAACAATCAGACAAAGAAGTAGATACTAAACATATAGTTACAAAATTTATTCAAACCTAGCCGAACTTTGTACCAGGCAGAATTTATAAAAAATCCTCATAATCACAATATTCGTGCCATCCAAATCCTACAAGAAGTTGAGACTTAAAGCATTTACAAGTCTCTATACAATCACAAAATCTGACAATAATAAAACGACAGCGCACTCCAGTAGAAAAACCACGAGTGACCTACATCTCTGAAGTCATGCACTCTAGAAGTATGAGGCTAATGGTTTGTAAACAAGAAATAATCTATACAGTTCACGCATGTTTTGTGCTACCACAAGGGAGGCAATGCTATGGTGAAAAGGGGAAATTTGTCAGGAAGTTACAGAAAAGTTCAGCACTATACGGTCATTTAGACAGATCTATAAATACAATTAAAAATCTATGCAAGGATATAAATACCTGTCAAACATACACCAAAGGATGGCATTTCTCCAATGGTTCATGAACATCTCTCTCATGCAATGTCCCAGTGACAACAAAGACAACATCGTCAATCATGAAACTGTACCTAAATAATAGAAATCAGCAATCAAGGTTATAACAAGTTACAAGCTAACATGCAGTAGTTGAACAACGAAAATTGTATTATAAGCACTGTGAAAGCGAACTAAATAGACGTTATTTAGGAATGCAatacattataaaaatttcCTACATTATGTATTTGAGGAAAGTTGACAAAGGTTCATCAGTGGCTTGGCACAACATATGCTTGTATTCATTCATCACCAGTTTAAGAGTATATTTCTCCACAATAGTTGTTGTATGCAATGGAGAAGGCTCTGCAAACGGTTTAAAATCAGAACCAAAGTACCACATGGATAAAATTAGAAGAAACACAAGAGATGATCACAATTAGAATTATGAAAACTTTGTAGATGAATATTATGTTTTAAGAAGTTGGTGAATATATACAGTATCCAAGAGACTTGTGCCTACCATAGCATGTAGAATtcaaaattggatttttggaaCGCTGTTGCCTTTTAAACACCATCTCATTCCACCAAACTTCTATATGCTCAGCCCATTTCGACATAAGGACACCATACACTTACTAAACTTAGATACGCACAGCAAAAGGATATACCCACTACAATAATCAGTAAAACAAACAACTTCGCGCACATTTTGAGCTCTCTACAGCCACAAATTGGATCTAATAAATCAACTATGTACCGTTCCTCCCTGAGGCATCAATCTAGTTCGCCAATGAACGCAAACCACATTGAGATCTAAAAGAAGAGCGATTAAGATGTGGAATCGGGGCTAAGAGAAAGGGATCGCGCTCACCATTTCGGAGGTAGGGCCCGTAACTCGGTGGCGGAGACGCGCGTCTTTAATGTCGTCTAGGGTTTCGCACTGGCACAGGTTGTTGGAGTCGGCAGCGGAGAGGAGACCGGCGCGGCGGCCGCGGACGATCGCCTCGAGACACCCGTCGAAGATATTGAGCGCTAGGGCTTCGAATCCTTACATTGCTGGAGAGGGAGCGGGAACGATGGGAGTGGAggaggaaaccctagaattcGTGAGGAGGGGTCGCGACCAGGAACCGGGGTTTAAATAGAAGAAGCTCGAGAGAGTGCGTCTTCTTCGTTGAAGGACTCGGGcgcttattattatttgtttattcGGTAGCTTTATTAATTGGCCCGGCCCCTCTTTAGTTTGGACCAGCCATGGGCTTTCGACGTGAATATATTTTGCGCCTTGGGCCCAAATTAGTACGGCCCAATTTGGCCCATTTAGGAATTTTACTCAGGCCccgagaattaaaaaaataaaaaataatcttagTTAAATTATACCCCAtccattaaatatatatatatttaaaaaatataaaaaaaacagtCCCCAATCACTCGCGATCCCGAGCGAGTTCCCGACTCAACCACGCTACTGTTAGGTATTATCACCACTTCGGAGCTCCTCCGCCGTGCGGTGAAGCGCAACCATGGCTCTCGCTCTCCGATGCCCCCTCGTCTCCGTCTCCGCCCTATgctcttcgtcgtcgtcgtcgtcgtcctcctcctcctcctcttcttcttcttcttctccccgAGGAGCGGCGGCGAAGAGCTCCTTTTTGCCCTCGCTCAAGCCGCTTCTCGCCGCGGCTGCGCCCAATCCTCGCCCAGATGCTTCTCGGAGGAGCAGGATGAGTTTGAGATGCGAGTCGGGGGATCCCAAGAGCTACGACCACATCCCGAAGCGGTTTCGGGAGGAAAATCTCAAGGATGGATGTGAGTAGCGACCTCTTTGTTGGTAAATTCGTCCTTTTGTTCGATTTTTAGTTGTGGATTCGTTTTTTTCATGTCTGcatattttgaatttggtttGTAATGAGAGTAAAGGCACTAGCTTGTTTCAGTTTGGAGATTCATCTCCAAGTCTAGGGTTTCGATTTAGTAAATTACCTTAAAGTATGACTTATCAGGGCTCTAGAGGAGATAGTGTTGTTTTTGATAAGTTTATTATGGGAGGGACCAAAAAAGAGGTAATTTTGACTGGTTATCAAGGATTTGTGAAGGATATCTTATGGCTTATCAAAGTTTATAGCTTTGAGATTCAGTGGCTGATACTACCTGCTATAGTGTTGTTTGAATGAAGTAAAAGAGGAGAAAGATTTGtttgcattttttaaaaaaaaacatcactGCTTCATATTCTATGGATTGTGCTGGAGTGTGGCTCACGATCATCGATAAGATTCTCATATCctgctttttgtttttatttgttcATTAAAAATCTCTGTTCCTCTTCTGCAGTGATCAAAAATTACAAGAATGCTCCTCGACATCTATACGGCCTTACTGCTTCCCAGATGGACATGTTTATGACAGAAGACAATCCAGCATCTAGGCAGGCAGAGAAAGTTACCGAGGTAGTACAATGTAGACAGTTACAAGCAGTATTGTTTTGAAACTTTGCTCATGGAAGAAGATTAGAAGAAAATTGATGCCatgattttgaatattttacagGAAAGCATTTCCTCGGCTAGAAACTACCTCGATAATGGAGGTATGTATAGTTTATCCGGCATGACAGATGGCTTCTCGAAATATAGTATGAGTGTGAGTATGTACCGAGGAGGAGCTCGAGGATATGGAAGACCCAGAACCGCTCCTCCGGATTTGCCTTCTTTGCTCTTAGATGCCCGAATTGTCTACCTTGGAATGCCTGTAAGAAATAGTTTTCTTagtcttttatttttatgttaattgaataattttttgcaTGTACAATATTGACTTAttaaatcttattaattttgtttcctttttttttttcgatagaTTGTTCCAGCTGTGACTGAGCTTCTTGTTGCTCAGTTTATGTGGTTAGACTACGATAATCCCTCCAAGCCTATATACTTGTATATTAATTCGTCAGGGACGCAGGTGAGTGcttattttagttatatatactACAAGGATGAAGCCCATCAGTTTTTACTTGTCATAAGTTAATATTCCATTGTACACTTTTGTGGCGTAACCTAAATCACACTATCCTTTGTATCTGCTAATTCTCTTTACCATGTATTTTCTCTAGAATGAGAAGATGGAGACTGTTGGATCTGAAACTGAGGCGTACGCCATTGCTGACACTATGGCTGTAAGTATTGCAATCTTTTGGTGTTGGTTTGTAGCTTGGTATTGTTTGCTACGAAATTTTAGCTAATTcgctattaaataataaaaatagttgtTTTTAATGTGGTGAAATTATGTTACTCCTTAGTAGGAACTGTGTTATAATAGTTGTTCGCATGTGAAGAGTGGTGAATCTTCCCCATACCTAACAAACTGTTGCATATCCATCAGTTGTTATTTTTTGGGCATCAACAGTACACAAGCAAGGTGTCGAATGTTTTTGAAGTAGATTTAACATCAGGCCTGAAACTAGGATCTTCGAATTGTGGTTCTTTTATGGGGAGTTTGATATGATTTCTATATGCACTCATCATGTGTATACGTCATTAACAAATATTGAACCAACTTTAATGTTCATAACTTACATTTCTGACATATATGGAGATTGTAGAACTGGATATCTCTCTTTACTTCATTTGCTTCTTTATTTGGATGCAAAATTGCTGGAGTCGAGTTCGGACAAGGTAAATGTTTCCAGCGCCTGAACATGGGAGTCGCACAGAAAATATCCGCTGAATATGTCTACTGGCTGATTGACCAATTGTTTTTACTTTGTAAAACAAAGGTCTAATGACTAAAATATTTGGTCCAATAactaatttgtttttcttttctatttttttgtttctttcgcCCCTGCAGTATTGTAAATCCAAGGTTTACACAGTGAATTGTGGCATGGCCTATGGCCAGGCAGCGATGCTGTTGTCCCTCGGTGCGAAGGGTTATCGAGCTCTGCAGCCAAACGCTTCCAGTATGTTACACTTTGTATTTCTCTACTAACATATTTTCTTTAGGGGGTTTACGATATTTATCACTTTATTGCAGCTAAATTGTACCTGCCTAAAGTTAATAAATCTAGCGGAGCAGTCATTGATATGTGGATTAAGGTAACTTCCAGTATGTTCGTCACCATATGTTTTTTTTATCTGCCTATAAAAAATGACTTAGTTATTgggttttcttttattaattgttctAGGCAAAAGAACTCGATGCGAACACTGAATACTACATAGAATTACTGGCAAAAGGAATTGGTAAACCAAAGGAGGAGATTAAGAAAGATATTGAGCGCCCGAAATATTTCCAAGCACAAGAAGCGATCGCATATGGAATTGCAGACAAGATTATTGATGCACGAGATGCAGCATTTGAGAAGAGGGTAAAATCATTTTGTTTCTAATTACTCGTTCATTATGCTTTACACAAATTGCTTTCCTGCtgattttctcttctttttgtttccttttttgctGAATCAGAACTATGATGAGATGCTGGCACAGTCGAAAGCTATGCGGAGGGGCGCAGGGGTTGGTCCACAGGCAGCTCCATCCGGGTTTAGGTAGATTTAGAAGCACATACAGTGTCAAAGCATCGTAAAAAGGTATGAGTGTGGTCTCTGAAAGGATGCATGTAAGGAACTCGCGAAGCTTCTTTCTAGCTTAAAACATGTATACTAGAAGTTGCTTCCTGTCGTgcgcttcctcacttggaggatAACTTAACTGCAGTAGCTTCGAGGTTTATACTTGTATAATGAAACCACCTTTAATCTTCCGTTTGAGCGAGGATGTTCTCTTTTTTCGGTGATGACGCGATTTCGAGATGTTTGGCTGTATACTGCTAGTGATGTTTTCACATATAGTAAGTACCATGGATAGTATGTGTTAGCAGCACTGAGTGGAAATTATTTATACTAAAGCACCAAAGATCCGATCCAGCCTTGTTCACGACTTAGGAAAATTAAAATGATGTTGCAAGTCTTTGTActgttttttcttatatatgaATTGAGTCTCGACTATTTGAGAGTTAGTAGAATCTCTCTTGTTCTTCTCTTTCAATGCATCAAATTCTGAGTTCTAGATTAGATCATTTCAAAAGAAATTCTGAATTCTGTGTTTGGCGTGTTTGGCTTTTGCTAATGTTGAGATTTAGATTCTGAATCAGAGGCAATAGTAGAGACTGCTAATCTTGCCTGCCACACTCGGACTGATCGAAAATCTCTTTCTTATTTAGAGAGATGAATCTCGAGTCTCATAAAACAGCAGAGAAAGTTGAAGACCAACCGTCGTGGTCGCTTTGTGACGCGCTTACTCATGAGTACAAAAAGAGAGCCTCTCTTTGTTAAAATCTCATCCCAGATTATTACCATCCAACAATTCCTATATCACATTTCCTGGAGTATGAACAAATTCTCCCAATCCCCTCTCCTGAACTAATAACTGAAATGGGTGAGCCTAACGAGTAACAAGCAACCTCTTACAAAAGTCTGTCTGAGAGGCTGGGCAGGCGGCGGAAGAAGTTGACGGCGGCGGGCGGCATGGGGTCCCTGAACATGGGGTGGCGGAGGAAATAGAAGCCGAGCGCCACCGCCACCATCTTCGGCGGCACCGTGTAGAGCACCAGCGCCACCGCGAGGCAGACGGCGATGAATATCCTGGTGGCCCTGGGGTCCCTCCAGCTGACCAGCGCCTGCAGCCGCTCTCCCTGCGCCGCCAGGTCCCCGATCACCCTCTGCACCCTCCCTGCCAGCGTCCTCAGCCTCTCGTACCGCACCCGCAGCACCTCCACCGACGTGGGCACCGGCTCGAACTCCTCCTCCAGTTCGTCCTGCTCCACCGTGTCGGCCTGCGACAGCCTTGCGTCCATCCCGGCCGGGCCCTTTGGCCTGAACCGGTAGTACCACACCCCTATCAGGAACACGTACAGCGCCCCCGTCGGCACCACCAGCTCCGGATACCACACCAGCACCAGGTACAGCACGTGCACCAGCACCGTCGTCACGGGGCTCCTCCACCGCCGCACGTCGTCCACCCACCGAGCCAGCCCCACGGCCCACGCCACCACCCCCATGATCCGGAACCAGTTCGCCTTGCTCCGCCGCACGCTCCACCCGTGCGCGTCCGCGTCCAGCACGTAGCGCACCACCTCCGGGCCCAGCGGCGGCTCCGCCCGCGCCAGCCACCCGGCGACGGTGCGAATTGCCGCCCCGCGCAGCGCCTCCTGCTGGGCCACCCCGATGGGGCGCAGGTAGTGCATGCGCGGCAGCATCGGCTGCGCGTACATGGCCCAGGTGTCGGGCAGCAGCGCCGGGCAGGCGAACCGCACCGCCAGCTGCACCTCCCCCATCTTCTTCAGCCCCGACCGCAGCAGCACGAGCAGCGGGAACGACGCCGTGTACGCGCGGTTGCTCTCCAGCGTCGACACCCGGATGCGCACCTTGCCGATGCGGTAGTCGGGCCGCTCCTCGCCGGCCGCATCGGCGAACATGCGCCAGTTGTCGAACACCGCCACCGTCAGCACCGTGCAGGGGTCGTACACCTGCCAGGTGTACTGCTCGTTCCACCGCGGGTCGAGGCTGTCCGTCACGGTCCGCGTCCGGACCCACTTCTTTCCGTACTTGGCCACGCAGTAGGCGTCGGTGGAGCCCttgcctcctccgcctcctttGGTCTTCATCGGGAGCAGGCCCCGCGCCCCGAGGATCCCCAGCTCCAGCACCCCCACGGGGGGCTTCCACAGCTGCTTCGCCGTGGGCCTGTAGTCGCTGCAGACGTGCGCCGCCTCGTCGAGCACGTGGTACCCGCCCTCCAGGCAGAGCCGCAGGTGGACCCGCCCGCGGTACCCGCCCTCGGCCTCGGCCTCGAGGTTGACCCACCTGGAGGCCGGCACGTGGCGCTCGTCCAGGCGCTGCTCGACGGAGGGGACGGGGACCGCCGCGAGGCCCAGCAGCGCCGGGTCCTTGGCCGCCGACCGGTCCTCGACGAGCACGACCAGCTGATCGTCGAGCGGCTCCGCGGCCACGAACATCAGGTCCTCCGCCCACGAGAACGTCGACCCGCTCCCGCTCACCGTCGACCTGCGGGTGCGCGCCGACTGGAAGCCCAGCTGCACCTTCACGCGCA
The DNA window shown above is from Ananas comosus cultivar F153 unplaced genomic scaffold, ASM154086v1, whole genome shotgun sequence and carries:
- the LOC109706407 gene encoding ATP-dependent Clp protease proteolytic subunit-related protein 1, chloroplastic-like, whose product is MALALRCPLVSVSALCSSSSSSSSSSSSSSSSSSPRGAAAKSSFLPSLKPLLAAAAPNPRPDASRRSRMSLRCESGDPKSYDHIPKRFREENLKDGLIKNYKNAPRHLYGLTASQMDMFMTEDNPASRQAEKVTEESISSARNYLDNGGMYSLSGMTDGFSKYSMSVSMYRGGARGYGRPRTAPPDLPSLLLDARIVYLGMPIVPAVTELLVAQFMWLDYDNPSKPIYLYINSSGTQNEKMETVGSETEAYAIADTMAYCKSKVYTVNCGMAYGQAAMLLSLGAKGYRALQPNASTKLYLPKVNKSSGAVIDMWIKAKELDANTEYYIELLAKGIGKPKEEIKKDIERPKYFQAQEAIAYGIADKIIDARDAAFEKRNYDEMLAQSKAMRRGAGVGPQAAPSGFR
- the LOC109706406 gene encoding protein QUIRKY-like yields the protein MLERSTQXHPAPAPAPAPGPAHAPRVISGRFVSSAEPVERVQTTYDLVEPMQYLFVRVVRARGLRPCESPYVKVRTGSQSFRSKPARDSGSGEPEWNQVFALSHAKPEPTLEISVWDGAPAAADAFLGGVCFDLSDVPVRDQPDGPLAPQWYRLEGSEPGPRSVSGDIMVSVWIGTQADDAFAEAWISDAPYVSHTRSKVYQSPKLWYLRVSVIEAQDLRLPAAAAPAPAPCTPFDVRVKVQLGFQSARTRRSTVSGSGSTFSWAEDLMFVAAEPLDDQLVVLVEDRSAAKDPALLGLAAVPVPSVEQRLDERHVPASRWVNLEAEAEGGYRGRVHLRLCLEGGYHVLDEAAHVCSDYRPTAKQLWKPPVGVLELGILGARGLLPMKTKGGGGGKGSTDAYCVAKYGKKWVRTRTVTDSLDPRWNEQYTWQVYDPCTVLTVAVFDNWRMFADAAGEERPDYRIGKVRIRVSTLESNRAYTASFPLLVLLRSGLKKMGEVQLAVRFACPALLPDTWAMYAQPMLPRMHYLRPIGVAQQEALRGAAIRTVAGWLARAEPPLGPEVVRYVLDADAHGWSVRRSKANWFRIMGVVAWAVGLARWVDDVRRWRSPVTTVLVHVLYLVLVWYPELVVPTGALYVFLIGVWYYRFRPKGPAGMDARLSQADTVEQDELEEEFEPVPTSVEVLRVRYERLRTLAGRVQRVIGDLAAQGERLQALVSWRDPRATRIFIAVCLAVALVLYTVPPKMVAVALGFYFLRHPMFRDPMPPAAVNFFRRLPSLSDRLL